In Sedimenticola thiotaurini, the following proteins share a genomic window:
- a CDS encoding DUF4202 domain-containing protein, whose product MSEQEKFQKALALIDQANGEDPNRVTVDGKEWPKELLYSHRMSEMLSRFAPDTDDAMKLAIHAQHVQRWKTPRNTYPEGRQGYFQWRTGLYKFHAETTGRLMAEAGYDEASIERAKKAVGKKALKINPDSQLLEDVADLVFIEHYMLEFAEKHPEYDEEKWIDIIRKTWAKMSAAAQEFALSGAIKLPEPLVPLIQKAVSGK is encoded by the coding sequence ATGTCGGAACAAGAAAAATTTCAAAAAGCCCTGGCTTTGATCGATCAGGCGAATGGGGAAGATCCCAACCGAGTCACGGTGGATGGTAAGGAGTGGCCGAAAGAGTTGCTCTATTCCCACCGGATGTCCGAGATGTTGTCCCGTTTTGCACCGGACACGGATGATGCCATGAAGCTGGCGATCCATGCCCAGCATGTGCAGCGTTGGAAAACCCCCCGCAACACTTACCCGGAAGGGCGGCAGGGCTATTTCCAATGGCGTACCGGTCTCTATAAATTTCATGCGGAAACCACCGGTCGATTAATGGCGGAAGCGGGTTACGATGAAGCGAGTATTGAGCGGGCGAAAAAGGCTGTCGGGAAAAAGGCGCTGAAGATCAATCCGGACAGTCAACTGCTGGAGGATGTGGCGGATCTGGTATTCATCGAACACTACATGCTGGAGTTTGCTGAAAAGCATCCGGAGTATGATGAAGAGAAGTGGATCGACATAATCCGCAAGACCTGGGCGAAGATGTCCGCTGCAGCCCAGGAGTTCGCACTCTCTGGTGCCATCAAACTGCCGGAGCCCCTGGTGCCCCTGATTCAGAAGGCGGTCAGCGGGAAATAG
- the serC gene encoding 3-phosphoserine/phosphohydroxythreonine transaminase — protein MSRVYNFSAGPAALPEEVLKQAQEEMLDWQGSGMSVMEMSHRGKEFMSIAAQAEADLRELMAIPDNYKVLFMQGGASSQFSMVPMNLLRGKTSADYINTGSWSKKAIAEARKYCQVNVVAESPAGEYTVPAPDTLKLNRDAAYLHYTPNETIQGVEFPYVPESGDVPLVADLSSTILSRPVDVSKFGVIYAGAQKNIGPAGLTVVIVRDDLIGEPVKGTPAMFDYKIQADGDSMYNTPPTYGWYLAGLVFQWLKRNGGLAAMAETNQRKAAALYAAIDGSDFYHNPVEKSCRSWMNVPFTLADAELDGKFLAEAKEAGLVTLKGHRSVGGMRASIYNAMPESGVKALIDFMADFEKRNG, from the coding sequence ATGTCGAGAGTCTACAATTTCAGTGCCGGGCCGGCCGCCCTGCCTGAAGAGGTGTTGAAGCAGGCCCAGGAAGAGATGCTGGATTGGCAGGGCAGTGGCATGTCCGTGATGGAGATGAGCCACCGGGGCAAGGAGTTTATGTCCATTGCCGCCCAGGCGGAGGCTGATCTGCGCGAGTTGATGGCGATTCCCGACAATTACAAGGTGCTGTTCATGCAGGGCGGTGCTTCCAGCCAGTTCTCCATGGTTCCCATGAACCTGCTGCGGGGCAAAACCAGTGCTGACTATATCAATACCGGTTCCTGGTCCAAGAAGGCGATAGCGGAGGCCAGGAAGTATTGTCAGGTCAATGTGGTGGCTGAGTCCCCGGCCGGCGAATACACGGTGCCTGCGCCCGATACGTTGAAACTCAATCGGGATGCCGCCTACCTGCACTACACCCCCAACGAAACCATCCAGGGGGTGGAATTCCCCTACGTGCCGGAGAGCGGCGATGTGCCGCTGGTGGCGGATCTATCTTCCACTATTCTTTCCCGCCCGGTGGATGTGAGCAAATTTGGGGTGATCTACGCGGGCGCACAGAAGAATATCGGCCCGGCCGGACTCACCGTGGTCATTGTTCGGGATGATCTGATAGGTGAACCGGTAAAAGGTACGCCGGCCATGTTTGATTACAAAATCCAGGCAGATGGCGATTCCATGTATAACACCCCGCCAACCTATGGCTGGTATCTGGCCGGCCTGGTATTCCAGTGGTTGAAACGCAACGGTGGACTGGCGGCGATGGCCGAAACCAATCAGCGCAAGGCGGCCGCCCTGTATGCCGCCATTGATGGTTCCGATTTCTATCACAACCCGGTGGAGAAGAGCTGCCGCTCCTGGATGAATGTTCCCTTCACGCTGGCGGATGCGGAACTGGATGGCAAGTTCCTGGCTGAAGCCAAGGAGGCCGGCCTGGTGACCCTGAAAGGCCATCGATCGGTTGGCGGAATGCGGGCCAGTATCTACAACGCCATGCCGGAGTCCGGTGTGAAGGCCCTGATCGACTTCATGGCCGATTTCGAAAAACGCAACGGTTAA
- the bfr gene encoding bacterioferritin, with product MKGNQRVIEQLQHLLAGELAARDQYFIHSRMYDDWGLQKLYERINHEMEDETQHADALIKRILFLEGVPDLSVQDPLHVGKTVVEMLQNDLEVEYQVVAALKKAISICEEEQDFQTREILEVMLDDTEEDHAYWLEKQLGLIKRIGLENYLQLQAE from the coding sequence ATGAAGGGTAATCAGCGAGTGATTGAACAGCTCCAACATCTCCTGGCGGGAGAACTGGCGGCCAGAGATCAGTATTTTATTCATTCACGCATGTACGATGACTGGGGGCTGCAGAAGCTCTATGAGCGAATCAATCACGAGATGGAGGATGAGACCCAACATGCGGATGCGTTGATTAAGCGTATTCTGTTTCTGGAGGGAGTACCGGATCTGTCGGTTCAGGATCCACTGCACGTTGGCAAGACCGTGGTCGAGATGCTGCAAAACGACCTGGAGGTGGAGTATCAGGTGGTTGCCGCCCTGAAAAAGGCCATCAGCATCTGTGAAGAGGAGCAGGATTTTCAAACCCGTGAGATTCTAGAAGTGATGCTGGATGATACAGAAGAGGATCACGCCTACTGGTTGGAGAAACAACTGGGGCTGATCAAACGGATCGGGTTGGAGAATTATCTGCAGTTACAGGCTGAGTGA
- a CDS encoding phosphoglycerate dehydrogenase yields the protein MHKILTLNNIALAGLDRLPRDNYEVASEITHPDAILLRSYKMHDMEIPPTVKAIGRAGAGVNNIPVERMTQQGVVVFNAPGANSNAVKELVLAGLLMASRNIAQAWEFAKGLSGDDSEINKAVEAGKKSFVGFELPGRTLGVVGLGAIGVRVANAAHALGMRVIGYDPTITVRSAWQLSSDIQQALSVDDLVSKCDFITFHVPLVDSTRHMINAERLKCMKKHSVLLNFARSGIIDDEAAVAALDSGHLYAYICDFPSNLLKDHPRCITLPHLGASTTEAEENCAVMVADQIRSYLEDGNITNSVNFPDITLPRNGGHRIAVVNSNVPNMLGQISTELADSNLNIIDMLNRSRDNVAVTLIDVDRAPDEATLERIAGIAGVLSVRCLGCSG from the coding sequence ATGCACAAAATTCTGACCCTGAATAATATCGCACTGGCCGGTCTGGACCGGTTGCCCCGGGACAATTACGAAGTTGCCTCGGAAATCACTCACCCGGACGCCATTCTGCTGCGCTCCTACAAAATGCACGATATGGAGATCCCGCCTACCGTGAAGGCCATCGGTCGTGCCGGTGCGGGGGTCAATAATATCCCCGTCGAGCGCATGACCCAGCAGGGCGTGGTGGTATTCAATGCCCCCGGTGCCAACTCCAACGCGGTTAAGGAACTGGTGCTCGCCGGTCTGCTGATGGCATCCCGCAACATCGCCCAGGCGTGGGAGTTTGCCAAGGGGTTGAGTGGTGATGACAGTGAGATCAACAAGGCGGTAGAGGCGGGCAAGAAGAGCTTTGTCGGTTTCGAACTGCCGGGTCGTACCCTGGGAGTGGTGGGGCTTGGCGCCATCGGTGTCCGGGTGGCCAATGCGGCCCATGCCCTGGGGATGCGCGTGATCGGCTACGATCCCACCATTACGGTCAGGAGCGCCTGGCAACTCTCGTCCGATATCCAGCAGGCCCTGAGCGTGGACGACCTGGTCTCCAAGTGCGACTTCATCACTTTCCACGTGCCGCTGGTCGATTCAACCCGGCACATGATCAATGCGGAGCGGCTCAAGTGCATGAAGAAGCACAGCGTGCTGCTCAACTTCGCCCGCTCCGGGATTATTGATGACGAAGCGGCAGTGGCGGCCCTGGACAGTGGCCATCTCTACGCCTATATCTGTGATTTTCCCAGCAATCTGCTGAAGGATCACCCGCGCTGCATCACGCTGCCACACCTGGGGGCTTCCACCACGGAAGCGGAGGAGAACTGTGCGGTGATGGTAGCGGACCAGATACGTAGTTATCTGGAGGATGGCAATATCACCAATTCGGTCAACTTTCCCGATATTACGCTGCCGCGAAATGGCGGGCATCGCATCGCGGTGGTCAACTCCAACGTTCCTAACATGCTGGGGCAGATATCCACCGAACTGGCCGACAGTAATCTGAACATTATCGATATGCTGAACCGCTCCCGTGACAACGTGGCGGTCACTCTGATTGATGTGGATCGGGCACCGGATGAAGCCACGCTGGAGCGGATTGCCGGGATAGCCGGAGTGCTTTCGGTGCGCTGCCTGGGTTGTTCGGGCTAA
- the pheA gene encoding prephenate dehydratase: MSDSESLEQIRSRIDALDNQIQELINQRAAAAQAVARIKQREDADAFFYRPEREAAILRTIKQRNTGPMGSEEMARLFREIMSACLALELPMRIAFLGPAGTFTQAAALKHFGHSVETVPMQSIPDIFREVESGNAQYGVVPVENSTEGVINHTLDMFIASSLSICGEVMMRIHHHLLSQESDLSKIKRVYSHQQSLAQCRLWLDRNLPHAEQITVGSNAEAARLVGKESGSAAIAGEMAAELYHLKGLARNIEDEPDNTTRFLVVGRQLASPSGEDKTTLMCATRNVAGGLNALLAPLAEHGISMSRIESRPSRQGNWDYLFFIDINGHREDENVQQALAVLERESRLLKVLGSYPNAVL; the protein is encoded by the coding sequence ATGAGTGACTCGGAGAGTCTGGAACAGATCAGATCACGTATAGACGCCCTGGATAACCAGATCCAGGAACTGATCAATCAGCGCGCAGCGGCGGCCCAGGCCGTGGCCAGGATCAAACAGCGCGAAGATGCCGATGCGTTTTTCTACCGTCCGGAGCGGGAAGCCGCCATCCTCAGGACCATTAAACAGCGTAACACCGGCCCCATGGGCAGCGAGGAGATGGCCCGGCTGTTTCGGGAGATCATGTCTGCCTGCCTGGCCCTGGAACTGCCCATGCGCATCGCCTTTCTCGGCCCCGCCGGCACCTTTACCCAGGCGGCGGCGTTGAAGCACTTCGGCCATTCGGTGGAGACGGTGCCGATGCAGTCCATTCCGGATATCTTCCGGGAGGTGGAGTCGGGCAACGCCCAATATGGAGTGGTGCCGGTGGAGAACTCCACCGAGGGGGTGATCAACCATACCCTGGACATGTTTATCGCCTCGTCGCTCTCCATCTGCGGCGAGGTGATGATGCGTATCCATCACCACCTGCTCAGCCAGGAGTCCGATCTCAGTAAGATCAAACGGGTCTACTCACACCAGCAGTCCCTGGCCCAGTGCCGGCTCTGGCTGGACAGAAACCTGCCCCATGCGGAGCAGATCACGGTGGGCAGCAACGCCGAGGCGGCTCGACTGGTGGGCAAGGAGAGCGGCAGTGCCGCTATCGCCGGTGAGATGGCCGCCGAGTTGTATCACTTGAAGGGGCTGGCCCGGAACATTGAAGATGAGCCGGATAACACCACCCGTTTCCTGGTGGTGGGTCGCCAGCTGGCGTCACCCAGTGGCGAAGATAAAACCACCCTGATGTGCGCCACCCGCAATGTGGCCGGCGGACTGAATGCCCTGTTGGCGCCACTGGCCGAGCACGGCATCAGCATGTCACGCATCGAGTCCCGGCCCTCTCGTCAGGGGAACTGGGACTATCTGTTTTTTATCGATATCAACGGCCACCGGGAAGATGAGAATGTCCAGCAGGCGCTCGCCGTGCTGGAGCGCGAATCCCGTTTGCTCAAGGTATTGGGCTCCTATCCCAACGCCGTGCTGTAA
- a CDS encoding permease: MDKLTIALNEFLHVGGALVIVIAVVSILTGFMREYIPQDKLQNKLARHEKWGPLLGGLFGMLTPFCSASVVPVSMGMATMGVSLGTVLSFLISAPLCNFIVLAMVYAMFGFKVTAIYLALTFLAAVFGGWVITKTPWRNEIKRGDEIEKNRVKSSCSAEPSSSVCSATPAVSTCCAGQEQIQISADVSNGCDSTATLTVTDVVPSKTQNALRFALVLFNKIIPYVLLGALISGLSAAYLPAEMVERYVGGDSMLSIVIAAVIGVPLYLRIEMAIPLLKVLIVKGMGLGPAMALIIGGTGASLPEIALVSSVLKPKAVVAFVAIVLITAIIGGVLFQYVI; encoded by the coding sequence ATGGATAAGCTAACAATTGCACTCAACGAATTTCTCCATGTGGGAGGGGCGCTGGTTATCGTAATAGCCGTGGTATCGATCTTGACGGGCTTTATGCGTGAGTATATTCCCCAGGATAAATTGCAGAACAAGTTGGCCAGACATGAAAAGTGGGGGCCTCTGCTTGGTGGATTGTTCGGAATGCTGACGCCCTTTTGCAGCGCTTCTGTTGTACCGGTATCCATGGGGATGGCCACAATGGGAGTATCGCTGGGAACGGTCTTGAGCTTCCTGATCTCTGCGCCGCTATGTAACTTCATTGTTCTGGCGATGGTGTACGCCATGTTCGGTTTTAAAGTGACGGCTATCTATCTGGCGTTGACTTTTCTCGCCGCAGTCTTTGGCGGCTGGGTTATCACAAAAACCCCCTGGCGTAATGAGATTAAACGTGGTGATGAGATCGAGAAAAACCGGGTGAAATCCAGCTGTTCAGCAGAGCCCAGTAGCTCGGTTTGTTCCGCAACCCCTGCCGTTTCAACTTGCTGTGCCGGGCAGGAACAAATCCAGATCAGTGCTGATGTGAGTAACGGCTGCGACTCAACAGCGACATTGACCGTCACTGATGTTGTCCCAAGCAAGACACAGAATGCGCTGCGATTTGCACTGGTACTGTTCAATAAAATCATCCCTTATGTTCTGCTTGGCGCACTGATTAGCGGTCTGTCAGCAGCCTATCTGCCCGCAGAGATGGTCGAGCGATATGTTGGTGGAGACAGCATGTTGTCGATTGTGATTGCGGCAGTGATTGGGGTTCCTCTATACCTGCGCATCGAAATGGCAATCCCATTGTTAAAGGTTTTGATTGTCAAAGGGATGGGGCTTGGTCCTGCGATGGCACTTATTATCGGTGGTACAGGGGCAAGCTTGCCGGAGATCGCTTTGGTCTCTTCCGTGCTTAAACCAAAAGCGGTCGTTGCCTTTGTTGCTATTGTGTTGATTACTGCAATTATTGGCGGCGTACTGTTTCAGTATGTGATTTAA
- a CDS encoding bacterioferritin-associated ferredoxin, whose translation MYVCICHGVTDNDIRTAASNGVDSLEGLREQLNVATCCGRCADCARSLLHEAIQSPDTSRNCAAAA comes from the coding sequence ATGTATGTGTGTATTTGTCATGGTGTAACTGACAACGACATCCGGACAGCAGCCAGCAACGGGGTGGATTCTTTAGAGGGATTGCGTGAACAGCTGAATGTGGCGACCTGTTGTGGCCGCTGTGCAGATTGCGCCCGCAGCCTTCTACATGAAGCGATTCAGTCGCCCGATACCAGCCGCAACTGCGCAGCGGCTGCCTGA
- a CDS encoding ArsR/SmtB family transcription factor codes for MNENYIDALKALAEPNRLRLFWLLVQVNQRITVAEAMDVTGDTQYNASRNLKMLYKAGLLTQEKRGKWVYYTLADQLGPSLEKLIESVRSLPQEGFTDIMSRCKLRLSMRVNGECIVGPNSQAWLKRIS; via the coding sequence ATGAACGAAAATTACATAGACGCTCTTAAAGCGCTTGCGGAACCCAATCGACTCCGCCTGTTCTGGTTATTAGTCCAGGTAAACCAGCGAATTACGGTCGCAGAGGCGATGGACGTAACAGGCGACACACAGTACAACGCGTCGCGAAACCTGAAAATGCTCTATAAGGCGGGGCTCCTCACACAGGAAAAGCGGGGGAAATGGGTCTACTACACGCTAGCCGACCAACTGGGACCCTCTTTGGAGAAGTTAATAGAGTCGGTGCGCAGCCTGCCGCAAGAAGGGTTTACCGATATTATGTCGCGCTGCAAATTGCGCCTTTCAATGCGCGTTAATGGCGAGTGCATTGTTGGGCCCAATAGCCAGGCGTGGCTGAAGAGGATTTCTTAA
- a CDS encoding prephenate dehydrogenase, which translates to MTIRRLAIIGVGLIGGSLARALRAADAVEEIVGCGRGRDNLQRAVELGVIDRYTHDVAEAVSGADMVFLAVPLGAMRETFAAMQGHLAADAVVTDGGSSKYSVIEDCRAVFGEVLPNLVAGHPIAGTENSGVEASFAELYQNRRIILTPTEATSPDALARVQAMWQACGAEVTLMSVEHHDEVLAATSHLPHMLAFGLVDTLARMKENDEIFRYAAGGFRDFTRIASSNPVMWRDVCVANRRALGKMMNHYLGEMQELAETIERGDGDALLEIFSRAKRARDRYIDGVLDSTE; encoded by the coding sequence ATGACTATCCGGCGGCTGGCTATTATCGGCGTCGGGCTGATCGGTGGTTCGCTGGCGCGAGCCCTGCGGGCGGCTGATGCCGTGGAAGAGATCGTCGGCTGTGGCCGGGGACGTGACAATCTGCAGCGGGCGGTCGAACTGGGTGTGATTGATCGCTATACCCATGATGTGGCTGAAGCGGTGAGTGGTGCCGACATGGTGTTTCTCGCGGTACCCCTGGGTGCCATGCGAGAGACCTTTGCCGCGATGCAGGGACACCTGGCTGCTGACGCGGTGGTTACCGATGGTGGTAGCTCGAAATACAGTGTGATCGAGGATTGTAGGGCGGTCTTTGGCGAAGTGCTGCCCAATCTGGTGGCGGGGCATCCAATCGCCGGTACGGAAAACAGCGGGGTAGAGGCCTCTTTTGCTGAGCTCTACCAGAATCGCCGCATCATCCTGACTCCTACGGAAGCCACCTCGCCGGATGCCCTGGCCCGTGTCCAGGCCATGTGGCAGGCCTGTGGTGCTGAAGTGACCCTGATGAGTGTGGAGCACCATGATGAGGTGCTGGCCGCCACCTCCCATCTACCCCACATGCTGGCATTTGGTCTGGTGGATACCCTGGCCCGCATGAAGGAGAACGACGAAATCTTCCGTTACGCCGCCGGTGGATTCAGGGACTTTACCCGCATTGCCTCCAGTAACCCGGTGATGTGGCGCGATGTCTGTGTCGCCAATCGGCGGGCATTGGGGAAGATGATGAACCACTACCTGGGCGAGATGCAGGAGCTGGCCGAGACCATTGAGCGTGGTGACGGTGACGCCTTGCTGGAGATATTCAGCCGGGCCAAACGTGCCCGGGACCGCTACATTGATGGGGTGTTGGACTCCACGGAGTGA
- the hisC gene encoding histidinol-phosphate transaminase, with the protein MTETANRFLEIAVPAVTNLKPYVPGKPISELERELGITDSVKLASNENPLGCSELAKEAVRAELAQVGLYPDGGGVALRNALAEKHGVSPNQITLGNGSNDVLDMIARVFLAPGLESLFSQYAFAVYPISSQAVGATLNVVPARDYGHDLEEMLNRIGEKTRVVWIANPNNPTGTWLNGEELEGFIAAVPSNVIVVVDEAYIEYVDEPDYPDASLWLDKYPNLVVTRTFSKSYGLASLRVGYGLAHADITDLLNRVRQPFNVNSMALAAARAALEDQAFIQRSVEMNRAGMAQMTAAFEAMGLSYIPSVGNFITVDLGRPAAEVDQGLLQAGCITRPVANYGLPNHLRITIGTESENSRVLAALKQVLGK; encoded by the coding sequence ATGACCGAGACTGCCAACCGATTTCTGGAGATTGCCGTACCCGCTGTCACCAACCTGAAACCCTACGTGCCGGGCAAGCCGATCTCTGAACTGGAGCGGGAACTGGGCATTACCGATTCGGTCAAGCTGGCTTCCAATGAGAATCCCCTGGGTTGCAGTGAACTGGCCAAAGAGGCGGTGCGGGCGGAACTGGCCCAGGTGGGTCTCTATCCGGATGGCGGTGGGGTGGCACTGCGTAACGCCCTGGCGGAAAAGCACGGGGTGTCACCGAATCAGATCACCCTGGGGAACGGCTCCAATGATGTACTGGATATGATCGCCCGGGTGTTCCTGGCGCCGGGTCTGGAGTCGCTCTTCTCCCAATATGCGTTCGCTGTCTACCCGATCAGCAGTCAGGCGGTGGGGGCTACGCTCAACGTGGTGCCGGCCCGGGATTATGGCCACGACCTGGAGGAGATGCTCAACCGGATAGGGGAGAAGACCCGGGTGGTCTGGATCGCCAACCCCAATAACCCGACCGGGACCTGGTTGAACGGGGAGGAACTGGAGGGCTTTATCGCCGCCGTGCCGTCCAACGTGATTGTGGTGGTGGATGAGGCCTATATCGAATATGTGGACGAGCCGGATTACCCGGATGCCAGCCTGTGGCTGGACAAGTATCCCAACCTGGTAGTAACCCGAACCTTCTCCAAGAGCTATGGCCTGGCCTCGCTGCGGGTCGGGTACGGACTCGCCCATGCCGATATTACCGACCTGCTGAACCGGGTGAGGCAACCTTTCAATGTGAACAGTATGGCTTTGGCGGCGGCCCGGGCGGCCCTGGAGGATCAGGCATTCATCCAGCGTTCGGTAGAGATGAACCGGGCCGGCATGGCTCAGATGACCGCTGCTTTTGAGGCGATGGGCCTGTCTTACATTCCTTCAGTGGGTAACTTCATCACCGTGGATCTGGGACGACCGGCCGCCGAGGTCGACCAAGGTCTGCTACAGGCCGGCTGTATCACCCGGCCGGTGGCCAACTACGGCCTGCCCAATCATCTGCGGATCACCATTGGCACCGAGTCGGAGAACAGCCGCGTGCTGGCCGCGCTCAAGCAGGTGCTGGGAAAATGA
- a CDS encoding Lrp/AsnC family transcriptional regulator, with translation MKLDAIDKKILATLQLDGRLTNAELAERINLSPSACLRRVRQLEDRGVITGYVMLVEPGAIGRPTTIFVEITLNSQSVECQEAFEAAVRNNPEIMECYLMTGEADYLLRVAAAGTTDYERLHRHHLSRLPGVARIKTAFGLRTVCKSTAYPLD, from the coding sequence ATGAAACTCGATGCGATAGATAAAAAGATTCTCGCCACACTTCAGCTGGATGGCCGGTTGACCAACGCTGAACTGGCGGAGCGGATCAACCTCTCCCCTTCTGCCTGTCTCAGACGGGTCAGACAGCTTGAGGATCGCGGAGTAATCACGGGCTATGTCATGCTGGTGGAGCCGGGCGCTATCGGCCGGCCCACCACCATCTTCGTGGAGATTACACTGAACAGCCAGAGTGTAGAGTGCCAGGAGGCGTTTGAAGCGGCAGTGCGCAATAACCCCGAGATCATGGAGTGTTACCTGATGACCGGGGAAGCGGACTACCTGTTAAGGGTTGCCGCAGCCGGCACAACCGATTATGAACGACTGCATCGACACCACCTATCCCGGCTTCCCGGCGTTGCCCGTATCAAAACCGCCTTCGGTCTGCGCACGGTCTGTAAAAGTACCGCCTATCCACTGGACTAG
- a CDS encoding type 1 glutamine amidotransferase, with protein sequence MNIGILLCGDVPESLMDKFGGYANCLQQQLGLELYGSTSVWNVYQKHEIPQDVNACDVYIIGGSPCSVNDDFEWIESLRSFIQTAFYQGKKLFGICFGHQLINHALGGKVERARRGWGLGTYEVTLFKDLENIKRGQNLSLIAIHQDQVVIPAPCFEVVAGSDFCPNYVTRYKDQVLTVQGHPEFNFPFFSALVKERQENFSKEEMESVLKRGPTHQDGDDFNRLTRCFLFEG encoded by the coding sequence ATGAATATCGGCATATTGTTATGTGGGGATGTTCCAGAGTCTCTTATGGATAAGTTTGGTGGATACGCCAACTGCCTGCAGCAGCAGCTGGGTCTGGAATTGTATGGTTCAACATCGGTATGGAATGTATATCAAAAGCATGAAATTCCCCAAGACGTGAATGCTTGTGATGTGTATATCATTGGTGGGAGTCCGTGCAGTGTTAATGACGACTTTGAATGGATTGAATCACTGCGTTCATTCATTCAGACCGCCTTCTACCAAGGGAAAAAGTTGTTTGGAATTTGCTTTGGACACCAGCTCATCAATCATGCACTCGGTGGAAAGGTTGAAAGGGCGCGTAGGGGATGGGGGCTTGGTACTTATGAGGTTACGCTTTTTAAAGACCTGGAAAATATCAAACGGGGGCAGAACTTGTCATTGATCGCAATCCACCAAGATCAGGTGGTAATACCAGCCCCCTGTTTTGAAGTTGTCGCGGGAAGCGATTTCTGCCCTAACTATGTGACGAGATATAAAGATCAGGTGTTAACTGTTCAGGGACACCCGGAATTTAACTTTCCTTTCTTTTCTGCTTTAGTTAAGGAAAGGCAAGAAAATTTCTCCAAAGAGGAGATGGAGAGCGTACTGAAGCGCGGGCCGACACATCAAGATGGTGATGATTTCAATAGGTTAACTCGGTGTTTTCTTTTTGAAGGCTGA
- the bfr gene encoding bacterioferritin: MQGNKQVIAGLNGALRNQLTAINQFFLHARMFQNWGLGKLNQHDYDWSIKAMKQADALIERILLLEGLPNLQDLGKLLLGEDVQEMLEGDLKLVSELRTGLLGVIALCEAEQDYVSRDLLEDILQTEEAHIDWLESQLWLIGNTGLENYQQSMAS, from the coding sequence ATGCAAGGTAATAAACAGGTAATTGCGGGACTGAACGGGGCGTTGCGCAATCAGTTGACGGCGATAAATCAGTTTTTCTTACATGCACGTATGTTTCAGAACTGGGGGCTTGGCAAGCTGAACCAGCATGACTACGACTGGTCGATCAAGGCGATGAAACAGGCGGATGCACTGATTGAGAGAATTCTGCTGCTAGAGGGCCTGCCCAATCTGCAGGACTTGGGCAAACTGCTGCTGGGGGAAGATGTGCAGGAGATGTTGGAGGGGGACCTGAAGCTGGTGTCGGAACTTCGCACCGGCTTGTTGGGAGTGATAGCCCTGTGCGAGGCGGAACAGGACTATGTATCGCGGGATCTCCTGGAAGATATTCTGCAGACGGAAGAGGCCCATATCGATTGGCTTGAAAGCCAGCTCTGGTTAATCGGCAATACCGGCTTGGAAAATTATCAACAGTCCATGGCCTCCTGA
- a CDS encoding DUF1289 domain-containing protein — protein sequence MTQDKAPHSPCVRLCTLDDDDICIGCGRTLEEIKGWSSYDLATRTALLQLSRKRRALRAKSGLADQ from the coding sequence ATGACCCAGGATAAAGCACCACACTCTCCCTGCGTGCGCCTGTGCACCCTGGACGATGACGATATCTGTATCGGCTGCGGACGAACGCTGGAAGAGATCAAAGGCTGGTCGTCATATGACTTGGCTACACGAACCGCACTACTGCAGCTAAGTCGGAAACGCCGGGCGCTTCGTGCCAAATCGGGTTTGGCTGATCAGTAG